A single genomic interval of Rhododendron vialii isolate Sample 1 chromosome 3a, ASM3025357v1 harbors:
- the LOC131320073 gene encoding uncharacterized protein LOC131320073, with product MGQSVKPISSPVPDEWYPTLAVFMLAIGLVVTASFFVYEATSSRKNRSLAKELTTGAVASVFLGFGSLFLLLACGVYV from the exons ATG GGTCAGTCAGTGAAACCCATATCGAGCCCCGTCCCCGACGAGTGGTACCCAACCCTAGCCGTTTTCATGCTCGCGATCGGCCTCGTCGTCACCGCTTCTTTCTTCGT CTATGAAGCAACCTCTTCAAGGAAAAACCGCAGCCTGGCAAAGGAACTCACCACTGGTGCTGTTGCATCTGTTTTCTTG GGTTTTGGATCCTTGTTCTTGCTCCTTGCTTGTGGTGTTTATGTTTAA
- the LOC131320072 gene encoding uncharacterized protein LOC131320072 yields MEESRKRSQGGENDEEAVTVKRARAPATSDETDRNSDADCEDITALLSIDEEEAASELAKLLETTASYPKVRFVDNPHYAFPLIFQSSSSYVTINGNEESCGSSFSEMESSVMAGVDIVCRGLVNGFEVDRWFAAEDGGAWLNDGEGALGEAEVEACAENFDQAEACAEGFDQVKEINSWDCYPIDDEMLARFIGEEL; encoded by the coding sequence ATGGAGGAAAGCAGGAAGAGATCGCAAGGCGGCGAAAACGACGAAGAGGCCGTCACCGTAAAACGAGCGCGAGCTCCGGCGACGTCGGACGAGACGGACAGGAACAGCGACGCCGACTGCGAGGATATAACGGCCTTGCTGAGCATTGACGAGGAGGAGGCAGCGAGTGAGCTGGCGAAGCTTCTAGAGACGACGGCGTCGTACCCGAAGGTGAGGTTCGTCGACAACCCGCACTACGCGTTCCCTCTCATCTTCCAGTCGTCGTCTTCTTACGTCACCATCAACGGGAACGAGGAGTCCTGCGGGTCGTCGTTTTCGGAGATGGAGTCCTCCGTGATGGCGGGTGTCGACATTGTCTGCCGGGGTCTGGTCAACGGCTTCGAAGTGGACCGGTGGTTTGCGGCGGAGGACGGCGGCGCGTGGTTGAATGACGGCGAGGGGGCGCTCGGTGAGGCGGAGGTGGAGGCGTGTGCTGAGAATTTTGATCAGGCGGAGGCGTGTGCTGAGGGTTTTGATCAGGTTAAAGAAATCAACAGCTGGGATTGTTATCCTATTGACGATGAAATGCTGGCGAGGTTTATTGGAGAAGAACTTTGA
- the LOC131320071 gene encoding probable polyamine oxidase 5 — MVVKKPRIVIIGAGMAGLTAANTLCTSPGSTESFEVCVVEGGNRIGGRINTSEFCGDRIEMGATWIHGIGGSPIHKIAQEINSLESEQPWECMDGFLDDPATIAENGYELNPSIVEPVTSFFNKLMDFAKGVEEGLSKEDIDFFDNITRESPLGKLSVGSFLRKGLDAYWGSKKGQEELKGYGNWTRKSLEGAIFAIHENTQRTYTSAGDLQTLDYNAESEYRMFPGEEITIAKGYMSIINFIASVLPSGSIQLGRKVAKIEWQPESHHELESENGHDSRPVKLHFSDGSIMWADHVIVTVSLGVLKSGIQENSGMFDPQLPNFKKEAISRLGYGVVNKLFLQLSPNHDRIPYLQMAFHRPESEFRNQKIPWWIRKTAYMCPIYGNSSVLISWFAGKEALELESLDDEEVISGVSTTISSFLSYSQNNGKNSNSHGNLDSVESSSGRELKFTKCLKSKWANDPLFLGSYSYVAVGSSGEDLDTMAMPLPKHTNFGSNSPLQILFAGEATHRTHYSTTHGAYFSGIREANRLLQHYNCNGV; from the coding sequence ATGGTGGTCAAGAAGCCAAGAATTGTGATCATTGGGGCAGGAATGGCTGGCCTCACGGCTGCCAACACGCTCTGCACATCCCCCGGCTCGACGGAATCGTTCGAAGTTTGTGTAGTAGAAGGTGGAAACAGGATTGGTGGGAGGATTAACACCTCAGAGTTCTGTGGTGACAGAATTGAGATGGGTGCAACTTGGATCCATGGCATTGGGGGTAGCCCAATTCACAAAATTGCTCAAGAAATCAATTCACTGGAGTCTGAGCAGCCCTGGGAGTGTATGGATGGGTTCTTGGATGATCCAGCGACAATTGCTGAAAATGGGTATGAACTCAATCCCTCTATTGTTGAGCCTGTGACTAGTTTTTTCAATAAACTAATGGATTTTGCTAAGGGGGTTGAAGAAGGCTTAAGCAAAGAAGACATTGACTTTTTTGATAATATCACAAGAGAAAGTCCTCTTGGAAAGCTCAGTGTTGGGTCTTTTCTTAGAAAAGGGCTAGATGCTTATTGGGGTTCAAAGAAAGGCCAAGAGGAGCTCAAAGGGTACGGGAATTGGACTCGAAAATCGCTTGAAGGGGCCATTTTTGCAATCCATGAGAATACCCAAAGGACTTATACATCAGCTGGCGACTTGCAAACACTTGATTACAATGCAGAAAGCGAGTACCGGATGTTTCCTGGTGAAGAAATCACCATTGCAAAGGGTTATATGAGCATAATTAATTTCATTGCTTCTGTTTTGCCCTCCGGTTCAATCCAATTAGGCCGAAAAGTTGCAAAAATCGAATGGCAGCCCGAGAGTCATCATGAGTTGGAGAGTGAAAATGGGCATGATTCTAGGCCTGTGAAGCTGCATTTTTCGGATGGATCCATTATGTGGGCAGATCATGTCATTGTTACAGTCTCATTGGGGGTGCTCAAATCCGGAATACAAGAAAATTCAGGTATGTTTGATCCTCAACTTCCTAATTTCAAGAAAGAGGCAATTTCAAGACTTGGGTATGGTGTTGTCAACAAGTTGTTTTTACAATTGAGTCCAAACCATGATAGGATTCCATATTTGCAAATGGCGTTTCATCGACCGGAATCCGAATTTAGGAACCAGAAAATCCCTTGGTGGATAAGAAAGACAGCTTATATGTGTCCAATCTATGGGAATTCAAGTGTCCTAATATCTTGGTTTGCTGGGAAAGAAGCTCTTGAGCTTGAGTCTCTCGATGATGAAGAGGTTATAAGTGGGGTCTCAACAACAATATCTAGCTTTTTATCATATTCACAGAACAATGGGAAGAACTCCAATTCCCATGGGAATTTGGATTCTGTGGAGAGCTCTAGTGGAAGAGAATTAAAATTCACCAAGTGTTTGAAGAGCAAATGGGCAAATGATCCACTGTTCTTGGGATCCTATAGCTATGTTGCAGTGGGATCCAGTGGTGAAGATTTGGACACAATGGCTATGCCATTGCCCAAACATACCAATTTTGGGTCAAATTCTCCACTCCAAATCCTGTTTGCAGGGGAGGCAACACATAGAACCCATTATTCCACCACCCATGGAGCCTATTTTAGTGGTATTAGAGAAGCTAATAGGCTTCTTCAGCATTATAACTGCAATGGGGTATGA
- the LOC131320070 gene encoding beta-galactosidase, translated as MCSNMLRINSLLSTIALYLCVFSSSSVTASVTYDDKAFIIDGQRKILISGSIHYPRSTPEMWPDLIQKAKDGGLDVIQTYVFWNGHEPSPGQYYFEGRYDLVRFIKLVQQAGLYVHLRIGPYVCAEWNFGGFPVWLKYVPGIAFRTDNEPFKAAMKKFTAKIVDLMKSENLFEPQGGPIIMSQIENEYGPIEWEIHAPGRAYTKWAAEMAVGLGTGVPWIMCKQEDAPDPIIDTCNGFYCEGFKPHKDYNPKMWTEAWTGWYTRFGGPAPNRPVEDLAFSVARFIQNNGSFVNYYMYHGGTNFGRTAAGRFVATSYDYDAPIDEYGLLREPKWGHLRDLHKAIKLCEPALVSTYPTVSWPGNNLEVHVFKSKSACAAFLANYDTESSATVTFQNKQYDLPPWSVSILPDCKTEVFNTARINSQSSKMIMEPLRTGAFDWQSYSEETVSADDSDTLTTDGLWEQINVTRDASDYLWYLTNVNIQPDEGFLSNGQYPVLTVMSAGHALQVFINGKLSGTVYGGLENPKLTFSDNVKLRAGINKISLLSIAVGLPNVGLHFETWNAGVLGPVTLKGLNEGTRDLTNQKWSYKIGLEGEALSLHTISGSSSVEWVEGPSLAQKQPMTWYKTTFNAPEGNDPLALDMNGMGKGLIWINGESIGRHWPGYIAKGHCNGCSYAGTFNENKCQTNCGEPSQRWYHIPRSWLKPNGNLLVVFEEWGGDPTAISLVRRRTERVCADIYEGQPSLKNWRMVASGRHDNLQSKAHLWCPQEQRISDIKFASYGLPQGTCGSFREGSCHAHRSYDALKRNCIGNQSCSVSVVPDVFGGDPCPGSMKKFSAEAVCS; from the exons ATGTGCAGCAACATGTTGAGAATCAACAGTTTACTGAGTACCATAGCCTTGtatttgtgtgttttttcttcttcttccgtcACAGCCTCTGTTACTTACGACGACAAGGCCTTCATCATTGACGGCCAAAGGAAAATTCTCATTTCCGGCTCCATTCATTACCCAAGAAGCACCCCCGAG ATGTGGCCTGATCTTATCCAAAAGGCAAAAGATGGGGGATTGGATGTGATACAGACTTATGTATTTTGGAATGGGCACGAACCTTCTCCTGGACAg tATTATTTTGAGGGGAGGTATGATCTCGTGCGATTCATAAAACTGGTGCAACAAGCAGGTCTCTATGTTCATCTCAGAATTGGCCCCTACGTTTGTGCTGAATGGAATTTCGG GGGATTCCCTGTTTGGCTGAAATAtgttccaggaattgcttttaGAACAGACAATGAGCCTTTTAAG GCGGCAATGAAAAAATTCACGGCGAAGATCGTTGACTTGATGAAGTCAGAAAATTTGTTTGAACCTCAAGGTGGTCCAATTATCATGTCTCAG ATAGAGAACGAATATGGACCGATCGAGTGGGAAATTCATGCTCCCGGTAGGGCATACACGAAATGGGCAGCCGAAATGGCTGTAGGCCTCGGCACTGGTGTCCCGTGGATTATGTGCAAACAAGAAGATGCTCCTGATCCAATC ATAGACACTTGCAATGGTTTTTACTGTGAAGGCTTCAAACCGCACAAGGACTATAACCCTAAAATGTGGACCGAGGCCTGGACTGGTTG GTATACAAGGTTTGGAGGTCCAGCTCCTAATAGACCTGTTGAGGACTTGGCATTTTCTGTCGCGAGGTTTATACAGAATAACGGATCTTTTGTCAATTACTATATG TATCACGGAGGAACAAATTTTGGCCGAACAGCTGCTGGTCGCTTCGTTGCCACTAGCTACGACTATGACGCTCCCATTGACGAATATG GATTACTGAGGGAACCAAAATGGGGACATCTGAGAGATTTGCATAAAGCCATAAAGCTATGTGAACCTGCTTTAGTTTCCACATATCCTACAGTATCCTGGCCTGGCAATAATCTCGAG GTTCATGTATTCAAATCCAAATCAGCTTGTGCTGCATTTCTTGCAAACTATGACACAGAATCTTCTGCAACTGTGACATTTCAAAATAAGCAATATGATCTGCCGCCTTGGTCCGTCAGCATTCTTCCTGACTGCAAAACTGAAGTTTTTAACACAGCAAGG ATTAACTCCCAAAGTTCAAAGATGATAATGGAACCTCTACGAACCGGAGCGTTTGATTGGCAATCATACAGTGAAGAAACTGTATCGGCGGACGATTCAGACACACTGACAACTGATGGACTATGGGAGCAAATCAACGTGACAAGAGATGCCTCGGACTATCTGTGGTACCTCACCAA TGTGAATATACAACCGGATGAAGGATTTCTAAGTAACGGACAGTATCCGGTTCTTACGGTCATGTCAGCAGGCCATGCTTTGCAGGTTTTCATCAATGGGAAACTATCAG GAACTGTTTATGGGGGATTAGAGAATCCAAAGCTGACATTTAGTGACAATGTGAAGCTGAGAGCAGGCATTAACAAGATATCTTTACTAAGCATTGCTGTGGGTCTTCCG AATGTTGGCCTGCATTTTGAGACATGGAATGCTGGGGTTCTTGGCCCTGTCACATTGAAGGGTCTTAATGAGGGGACTAGAGACTTAACAAATCAAAAGTGGTCTTACAAG ATTGGTCTTGAAGGTGAAGCTTTAAGTCTTCATACAATCAGTGGAAGTTCCTCTGTAGAGTGGGTTGAAGGACCATCATTGGCTCAAAAGCAGCCCATGACATGGTACAAG ACAACATTCAATGCACCAGAAGGAAATGATCCACTAGCTTTGGATATGAATGGGATGGGGAAAGGCCTAATATGGATAAATGGTGAAAGCATCGGGCGCCATTGGCCTGGATATATAGCAAAGGGTCACTGCAACGGCTGTAGCTATGCCGGGACTTTCAATGAGAACAAATGCCAAACTAATTGTGGAGAACCCTCTCAGAGATG GTACCACATTCCACGATCGTGGCTAAAACCGAACGGGAATCTGTTGGTTGTGTTTGAAGAATGGGGCGGTGACCCTACTGCGATTTCTTTGGTTAGAAGGAGGACTGAAAGGGTTTGTGCTGATATCTATGAAGGGCAGCCAAGTCTCAAAAATTGGCGTATGGTAGCCTCCGGGAGACATGATAACCTACAATCAAAAGCCCATTTGTGGTGTCCACAGGAGCAGAGAATCTCTGATATCAAGTTTGCAAGCTATGGATTGCCACAAGGAACGTGTGGCAGCTTTCGGGAGGGAAGTTGTCATGCTCACAGGTCGTATGATGCGCTCAAAAGG AATTGTATCGGGAATCAATCTTGTTCAGTTAGTGTAGTTCCTGATGTTTTTGGAGGAGATCCGTGTCCAGGCAGCATGAAGAAATTTTCAGCTGAGGCGGTCTGCAGCTGA